The Coffea arabica cultivar ET-39 chromosome 9e, Coffea Arabica ET-39 HiFi, whole genome shotgun sequence genome has a window encoding:
- the LOC113709258 gene encoding uncharacterized protein — MFELSRKSKKSGGLVNDKAKETLDKMRELQATTSMTSKEICEQELGYVPGHIRGRNATKKQAAEVERWRHEIEDSRKRADEAEKRAAEVTQQFTAQQELIKTLQQQQTETRSLYDELANQLKDLRK; from the exons ATGTTTGAGTTAAGTCGAAAGTCAAAGAAGTCAGGGGGGCTGGTAAATGACAAAGCAAAAGAGACCTTG GACAAAATGAGGGAATTGCAGGCTACAACTTCAATGACTAGCAAGGAAATATGCGAGCAAGAACTTGGTTACGTACCTGGACACATCCGCGGTCGTAATGCAACCAAGAAGCAAGCTGCTGAGGTAGAACGCTGGAGGCATGAGATTGAGGACAGCCGAAAAAGAGCAGATGAAGCAGAAAAACGAGCTGCAGAAGTAACTCAACAATTCACTGCTCAGCAAGAGTTGATTAAGACCTTGCAACAGCAACAAACAGAAACAAGAAGCCTGTATGATGAGTTAGCTAACCAGCTGAAAGACTTGCGCAAATAA